The genomic region AAGACGCCGACGAGCGGCTTTCCGTCCGGGTGGGTCACCCCGCTCGCGGGGGACGCGGTCACGAAGGCGATCGCGTAGCGGCCGGGCGTCGGGTACTCGATCAGCACGACGCGCTGGAAGGTGTCCCGCTTTTCTCCGAGAAGCGCTTCCCCCACCTGTTTCACCGTCGTATAGAAGCCGCGGAAGACCGGCAGGCGCATGACCATCGCTTCCAAGATGCTTCCGATCTGCCGCCCCAGGAAATTGCTCGCGAGGAACCCGACGATGAGGATGATCACCAGCACGGTGAGGAATCCGAGCCCCGGGACCCCGCCCGGCCGGATGTACCCGCCGCGCAAGGTCGTGCCGAGGAGGTGATCGACGAAGATGAAGAGCCTCCACACCACGTAGACCGTGATGACCGCCGGCGCGAGCACGAGGAGGCCCGTGAAGAAGGCATTGCGGACGCGGTCCCACATGGAAGGCTTGGTGCGCGATGAGCTCATGGGTTGGGAGGTTCGGGTCAAGGTTCGCCGCGTGCCGGTCCGGCCATCATAGCATCGGTCCGGCCTCGCGCAAGAGGCGCGACTCGACCGCGGTCATGCGGCGACGCGCCGCGGCGCCAGCGTGATCGTACCCGAGGAGGTGAAGGAGCCCATGAATCGCGAGGTGCGCGACCTCCCGCCTATAGGGTCTCCGGGCGGCCCTCGCCTGCGCGCGGGCGGTGTCGACCGAGATGTAGATCTCGCCCAGGAAGAGGGGGCGATCGCGATCTTCGAGGTCGCCGGGATCGGCGAGCGGAAAGGAAAGGACGTCGGTGGGACGGTCGGTTTCGAGGAAGTCGCGGTTCAAGGCTCGAATCCGGTCGTCGCCGGTCAGAACCAGCGAGACCGAGGCACGCGGAAAACCCAGGATCCGGAGCGCGCGCCGGAGGAGCGCTCTAAGAGTGGTCGATCTTAAGCCGTGATTTTTCTCCGTAGACGCGACGCTCGTCGCCGGAACGTCCCCGCTCCTCGGCGGGACGCCGCCGCTCCTCGGACGCGGGCGCGCCGGGGTAGTGGACCCGCGCGTGGAAGAGCGCGGTGAGGATCGGGATGAAGCCCTCGCGGATCTTCGCGAGGTCCTCGAACGTGATCGGGCTTTCATCGAGCTGGCCGTCCTCCACGCGGGCGTCGAGAATACGAGTCACCACGCCCCGGATGCGGCTCGGCGTCGGCTCGGTCAGGGAACGGGCCGCTGCTTCCACCGCGTCCGCGAGCATGAGCACCGCCGTCTCCTTCGAGCGCGGCTTGGGGCCAGGATAGCGGAAATCCCGCTCCTCCGCGTCGGGGTCGGCTTGCTTGGCCTTGTGGTAGAAGAAGCTCATCAGCGTCGTGCCGTGATGTTGCAGGATTGCGTTCTGGATCGCCGTCGGAAGCTTCTCCCGACGGGCGATCTCGGCTCCCTCGCGCACGTGCGCCTCGATGATGAGGCAGCTCATCGTGGGGGAGAGCTTCTCGTGCCGGCTCCGCGCGCTCGATTGGTTCTCCACGTAGTACTCGGCCTTGTCGATCTTGCCGATGTCGTGATAGTAGGCCGACACGCGCGCCAAGAGCGGGTTCCCGCCCACGGCCTCCGCGCCCGCCTCCGCCAAGCTTCCCACGACCAGGCTGTGGTGGTAGGTGCCGGGCGCCTCGAGCATGAGCTTTCTCAAGATGGGACGGTTCAGGTCCGCCAGCTCGAGCAGCGTGATGTCGGTCGTGACCGAGAAGACGGATTCCAGGAGCGGCAGGAGGAGCGTCACGAGGAGAACCGAACCGAACCCCGCCACCACCCCCCACGCCGCGCGGCGGAGGAGCACGTCCCACCGCGCGCCGTCGACGAGCCCCATCGCGCCGATGGCGAACGCGTAGGCAACCGCCACCACCAGCATCGGGAGGTAGAAATCGCGGCGACGCCGCACGCCGGCCGCGGTCGCGATCGCGGCGATCCCGGCGAGCGCGCTCCCAGTGAGGAACGGCAGGCCCAGGCCGTAGACCACCGCGACCAGGAGCGAGGCGACCAGGGTCGCCACGAAGGCAAGCTCCTGCCCGAAGAGGACCGCCACCGTGAGCGAGAGCACGGTGACCGGGATCAGCATCTCGTACCCGCGAATCTGGTTCACGACGACCCACCCGACCCCCATCACCGCCGCGGTGAGGATCGCGATCAGAAGGAGCGTCGCCGTGTCGTCGTAGACCGGTCGGTGATGGAGCTTCAGGTAGCCGAGGAATCCAAAGAGCAGGAAGGCGATCAGCGCCACGCGCCCCAGGAGCCCCGGAATCTCGCCCCTCCAGTCCACGATTCCCTGGACGCGCGCGCTCCACGCGCGGAGCGATTCGAGCTTCCGGATGTGATCGCGGGTCGCGATCTCGTGGCTCCCGATGATCTTCTCGTCCTTGCGCACCAGCCCGTCGTACTGATTCACCGCCTCCCGCGCCTCCGCCCGAAGCGCTTCCGTGGTCGAGGCCTCGTAGCGGAGATCCGGCTTGATGGCCGCGGACGCGAGCTCCTGGAGCGCCTGCGCGGCCTCGGGACGGCTCGGGAACGCGCGCTGGCCTTCGTTCCACGCCATGTCGCGGATCGAAGGGAGGTCGTAGAGGAGCACCCACGGCGCCGCCACGCGCACGCCCTTCCGGTCGATGCGCGCGACCGGGGAATCGGTCTCGGCGCGCGCGGGGTCGCGTTCGGACAGGAGCCCCGCCGCGTAGGCCAGATCGGCAATCCGGAGCGCCAGGGTCGCGATCCGCCCCCCGTCGGGCCCCGAGAGGACTCGCACCGCTTCGCGGGAAATGCCCATCGCGCGGAGCCGCTCGGCGAGGCGAGCGGAGGCTCCCCGGACGTCCGGGTTCGCGGTCCGAAGCGAATCGAGCAGGGTCTTGGCCCGCGTTTCTACGCTCCCGTCGGAGGAGAAAACGGGAGCGACCCCGCGGGCCGCCGCGATCTGCTCCTGGCGGAGCGCCTCCCTGGATTTGAGAAGGTAGAACTGGAACGGCGCGATGAGATCCCGCTTCGCCGGGAAGCCCTCGCGAAGGGTCATCACCTCGAACGAGGGCTCCCTGGGAAAAAGAAGGCACGCGAAGAGGAGAAAGCCCGCGAAGAGCGAGGTGCGCCGAAAACGCCGGCTGATGCGGCGGACCCGTTCGAGGAAACCCGGCGGCTCGCGCCGGTGCGGCTCGAGCACGCGGAGCTGGTCAGCGCCCACCGTTCCCCCGCTTGTTTTCGTTGCTCTTCTCGTGCTCGTCGAACGCGCGGATGATCTCGCGGACCAGGTGATGGCGGACGACGTCGCGCTCCGTCAAATAGATGAACTCGATGCCCGGCACCTCGTGGAGAATGGACTGGATCTCCACGAGGCCGGAGGCGTGCTCCACGCCGAGATCGATCTGGGTCACATCCCCGGTGATCACCGCCTTCGAGCCGTAGCCGAGGCGCGTCAGGAACATCTTCATCTGCCCGACGGTCGTGTTCTGGGCCTCGTCCAGGATCACGAACGCATTGTTGAGCGTGCGGCCGCGCATGTAGGCCAGCGGCGCCACCTCGATCACGCCGAGGTCCAGGAAGCGGCGAATCTTCTCGAAGGACAGGAGATCGTTCAGGGCGTCGTAGAGCGGCCGAAGATAGGGATCCACCTTCTCCTTCATGTCTCCCGGAAGGAATCCAAGGCTCTCCCCCGCCTCGACCGCGGGACGCACGAGGAGAATCCGCTCAACCTGCCGCGCCTTGAGCGCGTGCACCGCGGCGGCCACCGCGAGGTAGGTTTTCCCCGTGCCGGCCGGCCCGATCGCGAACACGATGTCGTGCTTCTGCAACGCCGCGACGTAACGCGCCTGCCCCAGCGTCTTCACCCGGAGCGTGCGCTTGTCGAACGAGAAGAGCACCGGGCGCTCGTAGATCTGGAGCGACTCCTTTCGCTCGAGAGCGTCGGAGACGCCGATGAAGTTGTGGACGTCGTGCTCCTCCAGGACGGCGCCCTTCCGAACCAGGTCCGCGAGCGCGCTCAGAATCGCGCTGACCTCGTCGACCGTCGCGGGCTCGCCGCGCACGGCCAGGGAGCCGTCGCGGTAGGTGAGCCGCACCGGATAGCTCCGTTCGACCAAGCGCAGGTTCGAGTCGTTTTTCCCGAAGAGGGCGAGCGGGTCCAGGTCCTGAATTCCCACCAACCGCGTCGTCTCTTTCACGTCGTCCTTCTCGTCCTTCTTCTTATCGTTCATCGTGGGATCGATAGCTCCTGTCCAGGATAGATGAGGTTGGGGTCGCGGATCCGCCCGCGATTCGCTTCGTAGAGATCGGGCCACCGCGCGCCGGATCCGTATACTTGGGGAGATGCGCTGATCCGCCAGAGCGACTCCCCGGGCCGGACGACGTGGGTTGCCGCGCCCGCTCGGCCCGGCGCCCTGCGTCCGGGCTTTCCGGGGGATGCGCCGCCCGGCGCCCCTCGCATCCGCGACTCGACCGCCGTGCCGAGGGCGAACAGCGAATCTCCCTCCTGGCGCAGCCTGAGCGAGCGCGACCGGGTCCCGTCCAGCTCCCCGCGAAGCTCGACCAGCTCTGCCTTGTAGATCGAGTCCTGCCGCGCCAGCTCCGCGCAGTACTCACGCCTTTGCTCGTCGTTCAATTTCTTGAATTCTTTCTCCGTGTAATAGTCCCCGAGGGAAGCGTCCGCCACCCGGAGAACGGGCTTTCCGCACCCCATCATCGATGCCGCCAGCGCCACGACCCATGCCGCCGCCGGGAGCCCCCGGAGCTTCAACGACGGCGCCCCGCCTTCAGCGAATCGAGCCGGGCTTGCGCCGCCTCGGCGCGCTCCGCGGCGGCTTCCCTCCGGGCGGCGAAGGCCTCCTCCTCCGCCCGCGCGCGGTCCGCATCCTCATGCAGGCGCTCGGTCTCGCCCCGCAAGCGATCGAGCTGATCGGTGGGCGTCGGGCACGGCACGGTCGCGTGGCCGCACCCCGCAAGCCCGAGACAGGTTGTGAACAGGAGAAAGATCGCCGCCACGGGTCGGCCCGGCCAAATCCGAGCCGTTGTGGAAACGGCCACGGAAGTGTGGGCCGCAGCGCCCGTGCGCCCGATCAGATCGCGGCCAAAGCGAGCTAAGTTATTGATATTTATCAAGTTTTATTGATCCGGACCGGGCGGACGCCCGGCTCCTCCCTCTTAACGTAGGAGCGTGCCCCGGGGAAGTCAAGCCCGGTGGATCTCCCTTTCCATATGGAAAAGCAGAAAGGGTACCAGGTCAGGATTCGATGCGGATTTTCAGCTCGCGGAGCTCCGCGGGGTCGATCGGGGCCGGCGCGCCGTCCATGAGCGAGGTGGCGCTCGCGGTTTTCGGGAACGCGATCGCGTCACGGATGGAATCTCCGCCGTGGAACAGGATGACGAGCCGGTCCAGCCCGAGCGCGATTCCACCGTGGGGCGGGGCGCCGTACTCGAACGCCTCGAGCAGGAAGCCGAACTTGAGGTGCGCCTCCTCGGATTTCATGCCGATCACCCGCATGACCGTCTCCTGGATGTCCTTGCGATGAATCCGCACGCTCCCGCTCGCGAGCTCGTTTCCGTTCGCGGCCAGATCGTAGAGCTGTGCGCGCACGCGCCCGGGATCGGATCCGAGATAGGCCAGGTCCTCCTCCAGCGGCATGGTGAAGATGTGGTGCGCGGGTCCCCACGAGGACCGGTTTTCGTCCCATTCGAACAGCGGGAACCGGTGCACCCACACGAACCGGAAATCCTGGCTGTCGAGCTTGTACGCGGCGTTTCCGATCTGCGTGCGGAGGAGCCCCAGGACGCGCTGCACGAGCGGACGCCGGCCCGACGCGATGAGAATGAGATCGCCGTCTTTGCCTCCGACCGCTTCGACGAGCTTCGAGGCGAGCGCCCCCCCGAAATGCTTCGCGACCCCCCCGTCGAGCGAGGCGCCTTTGACGCGCGCCCAGGCGAGCCCCGAGGCGCCCGCCTGCTTCGCGACCGCCTCGTAGCCGTCGATCTCGCGCCGGGACGCGCTCCCCCGTCCCGGCGGCACGAGCGCGAGGGTCGCGGTTTTCGGCGCGCCCTCCTTCGCGGAGCGGAAAACCTCGAAGGCGCTCGTTCCCGCGATCTCGGTGATGTCCTGGATCTCAAACGGAATGCGGAGATCCGGCTTGTCGCTCCCGAACCGCGACATGGCTTCCTCGTAGGTCATCCGGGGGAAGGGAGTCGGAAGCTCGCGGCCGAGATCGCGGGTGAAAATGGAGCGCAGCGTGCCCTCCACGACCTCGAACACGTCCTCCTCCGTCACGAAGCTCATCTCGAGATCGATCTGGGTAAACTCGGGCTGGCGATCGGCGCGAAGGTCTTCGTCGCGGAGGCAGCGCGCGATCTGGAAGTAGCGGTCGAAGCCGGCCACCATGAGGATCTGCTTGTAGAGCTGGGGCGATTGAGGGAGCGCGTAAAACTTGCCCGGGTGGAGCCGCGCCGGAACGACGTAGTCGCGCGCTCCCTCCGGCGTCGGTTTCACGAGGAGCGGCGTCTCGATTTCCAGAAAACCCTGGTCCGAGAGGTACTCCCGGACGCTCCGCACCATGTTGTGCCGGAAGACCATGTTGCCCTTGAGCGACTCCCGCCGCAGATCGAGGTAGCGGTACCGAAGCCTCAAGTCCTCCGACGCCGTCGCCGTTTCGTCGAGCGGAAAGGGCGGCGTGCGGCTCACGTTCAGGATCGCGACCTGGTCCGCCTCGACCTCCATCGCGCCGGTCGCAAGGTCCAGGTTCTCGCTCCCGGGGGGACGCCGCTCGGCCCTTCCCTCGACGAGGACGACGAACTCGCTCCCGATGGCCCGCGCCTTCTCGAGCATCGGCGGCTCGAGCTTCTCGGGACGGAACACCACCTGCGTGACGCCGTAGCGGTCCCTCAGGTCGAGGAAGAGGACGCCGCCGTGATCGCGCACGCGATCGGCCCACCCCATGAGCCGCACGCGCTGGCCGGCATGCTCGGGGCGCAGATCGCCGCAGCGATGCGTCCGCTTCCTCCCGCGCAGAGGCTCGATCATCGAGGGGACTCCACGAGGTCCTGCCGCCCGAGGAGCCAGCGTCGGAGATCCTCGACCGTGCGCTGTGTCCCCTCGTCCCTGCCCGCCGCCATGTTCCTCACCGCGTATCCGTCCGCCCCTTTCGGCACGAACACCGCCCAGCGCGCGCCGGTCTTCGAGGCCCATTTCATCTGCGAGTTGGCGCTCCGCCCCGTGACGTCCACCACCACGCGGAGCCCCTTCCGGGTTTCCGGCTCCTCGAGCTGCCCGCGGAGCGATCGCGCGAGCGCCTGGGCCTCGACCTGGGCTCCGGGCTCGAGCGCGATCACGCAGACATCCGGGCTCTGCGACGGAGGCGCAGCCCCTTCCCCGGCCGCGAGGAGGAGCCGCTCCATCCCGATCGAGAATCCGATCGCGGGCGTGTCGGGTCCGCCGAAATCCTTCACGAGCTGGTCATAGCGGCCGCCGCCACCGACCGCGTTTTGTGCGCCCAGGCCCGCCGCGTGGATCTCGAACACCGTCCGCGTGTAGTAGTCCAGCCCGCGTACGAGCCGCGGCTCGACCTCGTAGGGAATGCCGAGCCCCGTGAGCGCGCGCTTCACCGCTTCGAAGTGCTCCGCGCACTCCGCGCAAAGCGAATCGAGCACGCTCGGCGCGCCCGCGATGACGGGCGCGCAGGAGGGCACCTTGCAGTCCAGGATGCGCAGAGGATTCGTGTCGAGCCGCTCCTTGCAGTCGCCGCACAGACGATCGGCGTGCTTCTTGAAATACTGGCGGATCGCCTCGCGGTATCGCGGCCGGCAGACCGAATCGCCGAGCGAGTTCAGGAGCACCGTGGCCTTCTTGAGCCCCACGTCCCCCATGATCGCCCGGAAGAGATCGATCATCTCGGCGTCCGCTTCCGGCCGCGCCGAGCCCAGGAGCTCGGCGCCGATCTGCCAGAACTGGCGGTAGCGGCCCGCCTGGGGTCGCTCGTACCGGAACATCGGGCCCATGTAGTAGAGCCTCGCCGGAGATTCGGCGCGGAGCGCCGGGTTTTCGAGGTAGGCGCGCACGAGCGGGGCGGTGCCTTCCGGTCTCAGCGTGAGGGAGCGGCCCTTGCGGTCCTGGAAGGTGTAGAGCTCCTTCCGCACGATATCGGTGGATTCACCGACGCTCCGGACGAAGAGCTCGGTCGCCTCGAAGAGCGGTGTGCGGACCTCGCGGTAGCCGTAGAGCGCCATGGCCGCGCGCGTGCGCTCCTCGAGCCAGTGCCAGCGCTCGATCTCCCCTGGCAGGATATCGCGGGTGCCCCGCGGCACCTGAAACTTCATCGGTTCTCCCCTTCGGGCGCCGCGCCCGGCGCCGCCTCGCGCCGCTTGCGGATCGGATGGATCCGCACGTACTGCGTGAAGAGCACGGCGAGCGTCACCGCCGCGAAGTCGACCGCCCAATCTCGGATATCGCTGCTGCGGCCGGGCGTGAGCCTCTGATACAGCTCGTCCATCCCGCCCACGAGCCCGCCGAGGACGACCGTGCCCAGGGCCCAGAGCATTCCCCGCTGCCCGCCGACCGTGAAACGAAACGCCCGCCCGAGAAGAAGCCCGAAGAGAGAATACTCGGTCAGGTGCTCGAGCTTGTCCATGTACGGAAAGAACACCGGGATGTCGCGTCCGGGAATGGAGGACGCGCCGAAGATGAGCGCCATGTAGAGCAAGACGGGGAGCCAGTAGTAGAAAAAGAGCGACGCGCGCGTTCGCGTCGCCATGTCGCCCCCTTCGGCTCGGATCATGAGGAATCGCGGGAGACCCGCCCTTGCGGCGGACCCCCCGCGTGGAATCTACGGCCGGTCAAACCGGCTCACGCTCCAGATATTCGTGCCGCGCCGCTCGGTATCGTAGAAGCCGTTCGTGCCGTATCCGTCGATTCGATTGGACACGAAGAAAATCTTGATGCCGTCGCTGGAAAACCTCGGGTGGAATTCGTCGGCGATCCCTCGGGTGACGGGCCGCGCCGACGCGGGATCCGAAGCGTTGGCGTTGATGATCCAAAGGTCCCGATCCGTGCGACCGGGCGCCCGTTTGGCGAACACGATGTGTTGCCCGTCGGGCGACCAATCGGGCTCGGCCGCAGCGGAGTCCGGAAGCCATTGTGGGAAAGACGAGCTGCTGCTGTTGCCGGAAACGCTCAGCTTGTAGAGACCCAGGGATTTCCGCGCGTTGAGGGATTGATAGTTGGTGTACGACTCAACCACGATGGAATCTCCCGATCCTTTCCACCCTCCGTTCACATAAGCGGTCAAGACCTCCGTCTGGTTCGAATCGGCAAGCGGGAACGGCGGAAACGCGAAGTTGGAGACATCGCGCACCCAGGGCTTCGGCCTTCCGAAATTGAACGAGAGGCTGTCGGTGTGATAGAGGAGCATCGGGCCGCTCGGCGCGAATCTCGGTCCCCCCGGGAAGGCGTTCGTGTTCGAGTTCCAGCTCACGACCGGGAGCGCCGTCGTGGTGTCGCCCCCCGTAGGAGGGACCATCCAGATCGAGGGCCCGCCGTCGCTGCCGCGCCTGCGCGCCGAGAATACGACCCGCGATCCGTCCGACTGGGCCGTCGGCGAGGTCACCTGCCAGAAATCCTGCGTGATCTGCTCCGGCGCGCCCAGCGGCATGGCGAGCGCCCAGACATCCGACTCGCCGGTCGAAGAGTTGCGAACCTCCGCGTAATAGATCCTTCCCCCC from Candidatus Eisenbacteria bacterium harbors:
- a CDS encoding DUF502 domain-containing protein — translated: MSSSRTKPSMWDRVRNAFFTGLLVLAPAVITVYVVWRLFIFVDHLLGTTLRGGYIRPGGVPGLGFLTVLVIILIVGFLASNFLGRQIGSILEAMVMRLPVFRGFYTTVKQVGEALLGEKRDTFQRVVLIEYPTPGRYAIAFVTASPASGVTHPDGKPLVGVFLPHAPNPTSGFLLFYPQESLIPTTLKVEQALKMVVSGGVVSPAAD
- the ybeY gene encoding rRNA maturation RNase YbeY, with protein sequence MKARSRSRTSRRSARASSRSSPRSSTRGSTTPARPRPRSGGVPPRSGDVPATSVASTEKNHGLRSTTLRALLRRALRILGFPRASVSLVLTGDDRIRALNRDFLETDRPTDVLSFPLADPGDLEDRDRPLFLGEIYISVDTARAQARAARRPYRREVAHLAIHGLLHLLGYDHAGAAARRRMTAVESRLLREAGPML
- a CDS encoding HDIG domain-containing protein — translated: MGADQLRVLEPHRREPPGFLERVRRISRRFRRTSLFAGFLLFACLLFPREPSFEVMTLREGFPAKRDLIAPFQFYLLKSREALRQEQIAAARGVAPVFSSDGSVETRAKTLLDSLRTANPDVRGASARLAERLRAMGISREAVRVLSGPDGGRIATLALRIADLAYAAGLLSERDPARAETDSPVARIDRKGVRVAAPWVLLYDLPSIRDMAWNEGQRAFPSRPEAAQALQELASAAIKPDLRYEASTTEALRAEAREAVNQYDGLVRKDEKIIGSHEIATRDHIRKLESLRAWSARVQGIVDWRGEIPGLLGRVALIAFLLFGFLGYLKLHHRPVYDDTATLLLIAILTAAVMGVGWVVVNQIRGYEMLIPVTVLSLTVAVLFGQELAFVATLVASLLVAVVYGLGLPFLTGSALAGIAAIATAAGVRRRRDFYLPMLVVAVAYAFAIGAMGLVDGARWDVLLRRAAWGVVAGFGSVLLVTLLLPLLESVFSVTTDITLLELADLNRPILRKLMLEAPGTYHHSLVVGSLAEAGAEAVGGNPLLARVSAYYHDIGKIDKAEYYVENQSSARSRHEKLSPTMSCLIIEAHVREGAEIARREKLPTAIQNAILQHHGTTLMSFFYHKAKQADPDAEERDFRYPGPKPRSKETAVLMLADAVEAAARSLTEPTPSRIRGVVTRILDARVEDGQLDESPITFEDLAKIREGFIPILTALFHARVHYPGAPASEERRRPAEERGRSGDERRVYGEKSRLKIDHS
- a CDS encoding PhoH family protein; translation: MNDKKKDEKDDVKETTRLVGIQDLDPLALFGKNDSNLRLVERSYPVRLTYRDGSLAVRGEPATVDEVSAILSALADLVRKGAVLEEHDVHNFIGVSDALERKESLQIYERPVLFSFDKRTLRVKTLGQARYVAALQKHDIVFAIGPAGTGKTYLAVAAAVHALKARQVERILLVRPAVEAGESLGFLPGDMKEKVDPYLRPLYDALNDLLSFEKIRRFLDLGVIEVAPLAYMRGRTLNNAFVILDEAQNTTVGQMKMFLTRLGYGSKAVITGDVTQIDLGVEHASGLVEIQSILHEVPGIEFIYLTERDVVRHHLVREIIRAFDEHEKSNENKRGNGGR
- a CDS encoding LysM peptidoglycan-binding domain-containing protein, which codes for MMGCGKPVLRVADASLGDYYTEKEFKKLNDEQRREYCAELARQDSIYKAELVELRGELDGTRSRSLRLRQEGDSLFALGTAVESRMRGAPGGASPGKPGRRAPGRAGAATHVVRPGESLWRISASPQVYGSGARWPDLYEANRGRIRDPNLIYPGQELSIPR
- the aspS gene encoding aspartate--tRNA ligase, encoding MIEPLRGRKRTHRCGDLRPEHAGQRVRLMGWADRVRDHGGVLFLDLRDRYGVTQVVFRPEKLEPPMLEKARAIGSEFVVLVEGRAERRPPGSENLDLATGAMEVEADQVAILNVSRTPPFPLDETATASEDLRLRYRYLDLRRESLKGNMVFRHNMVRSVREYLSDQGFLEIETPLLVKPTPEGARDYVVPARLHPGKFYALPQSPQLYKQILMVAGFDRYFQIARCLRDEDLRADRQPEFTQIDLEMSFVTEEDVFEVVEGTLRSIFTRDLGRELPTPFPRMTYEEAMSRFGSDKPDLRIPFEIQDITEIAGTSAFEVFRSAKEGAPKTATLALVPPGRGSASRREIDGYEAVAKQAGASGLAWARVKGASLDGGVAKHFGGALASKLVEAVGGKDGDLILIASGRRPLVQRVLGLLRTQIGNAAYKLDSQDFRFVWVHRFPLFEWDENRSSWGPAHHIFTMPLEEDLAYLGSDPGRVRAQLYDLAANGNELASGSVRIHRKDIQETVMRVIGMKSEEAHLKFGFLLEAFEYGAPPHGGIALGLDRLVILFHGGDSIRDAIAFPKTASATSLMDGAPAPIDPAELRELKIRIES
- a CDS encoding histidine--tRNA ligase, which produces MKFQVPRGTRDILPGEIERWHWLEERTRAAMALYGYREVRTPLFEATELFVRSVGESTDIVRKELYTFQDRKGRSLTLRPEGTAPLVRAYLENPALRAESPARLYYMGPMFRYERPQAGRYRQFWQIGAELLGSARPEADAEMIDLFRAIMGDVGLKKATVLLNSLGDSVCRPRYREAIRQYFKKHADRLCGDCKERLDTNPLRILDCKVPSCAPVIAGAPSVLDSLCAECAEHFEAVKRALTGLGIPYEVEPRLVRGLDYYTRTVFEIHAAGLGAQNAVGGGGRYDQLVKDFGGPDTPAIGFSIGMERLLLAAGEGAAPPSQSPDVCVIALEPGAQVEAQALARSLRGQLEEPETRKGLRVVVDVTGRSANSQMKWASKTGARWAVFVPKGADGYAVRNMAAGRDEGTQRTVEDLRRWLLGRQDLVESPR